From a region of the Paenibacillus sp. FSL R10-2734 genome:
- a CDS encoding GNAT family N-acetyltransferase, which yields MIRELTQAEMTSILSSIHREQHFLYYSYLTARKHNSVHYGQFTDQGELLGVLAFLRGLPFYAFSVFPVEKSFCFRSVLSLMKEQLHLPDNAVGNVIVNEEVMAVLASQLELVKSPNKLLLMKHIHQEALPPVDTSVLHLGPTYFELIESKMADLDTMAFSKEELQYPFYGVMEQRELIAVGGYHIYSEDYVELGNIGTDVRWRRQGYGKKICAELTRAGRRVTSNVYLNVLEENVGAISLYQSIGYELMCKQHMVEFVIGS from the coding sequence ATGATTCGAGAATTAACACAAGCGGAAATGACATCAATTTTGAGTTCGATCCATAGGGAACAGCATTTTTTATACTATTCATACCTTACAGCTCGTAAGCATAATTCGGTACATTATGGACAGTTTACTGACCAGGGGGAGCTGCTCGGCGTATTGGCCTTTTTAAGGGGGCTTCCGTTCTATGCTTTTTCTGTATTTCCTGTTGAAAAGTCATTTTGTTTCCGGTCAGTGCTTTCATTAATGAAAGAACAATTGCATTTACCTGACAATGCTGTCGGTAATGTGATTGTTAATGAAGAAGTTATGGCTGTACTCGCTTCTCAGCTTGAGCTTGTTAAGTCACCCAATAAACTGCTTCTAATGAAGCATATCCATCAAGAAGCATTGCCACCGGTAGATACAAGTGTTTTACATTTGGGTCCTACTTATTTTGAGCTTATTGAGTCGAAAATGGCCGATTTAGATACAATGGCTTTTTCAAAAGAAGAATTACAGTATCCGTTCTATGGTGTGATGGAACAACGTGAGCTGATTGCAGTAGGGGGATACCATATTTATAGTGAGGATTACGTTGAATTGGGGAACATCGGAACGGATGTAAGATGGAGAAGGCAAGGCTACGGGAAAAAGATTTGTGCAGAGCTCACCCGAGCGGGGAGAAGGGTTACCTCAAACGTGTATTTGAATGTCCTTGAGGAGAATGTAGGCGCAATTTCACTATATCAATCGATCGGTTATGAGCTTATGTGCAAACAGCACATGGTTGAATTTGTTATTGGCAGTTGA